Proteins from a genomic interval of Bacteroidales bacterium:
- the dcd gene encoding dCTP deaminase: MRLSDKDIHKYLESGEFVAVGTNPKYPFDSIKQVQPCSIDLRLDNKFFKFREDINDFDLKYLGNIQEYIYVFEVADGEKITLQPHEILFGQIYEQLRIPSDCSGMIEGRSRFARLGLSIHATGGFINPEFEGAMPLQIINNNNIPIIIYPYITVCQLLLIRLTTKPLIPYPMRSDNPYHKEIRAGHSNLHKDVALGITDENLPNLNIEIERRLVSKYLKQMEMAELQKHLSSHIPKKVTNIRIDNSQIGLLNTGTIEKTKKITANVNSLNKKGDKEIAKSLEELTNAVINCSSLKEEIKHEIIEQLEEISKQATLKEDRRSNKSTIKAILKSISETLSATGGLAEIWTAWGKDIASFFGL, from the coding sequence ATGCGATTATCCGACAAGGACATACATAAATATTTAGAAAGCGGTGAATTTGTTGCTGTCGGAACAAATCCAAAATATCCTTTTGATAGTATTAAGCAAGTTCAACCCTGTTCAATTGATTTAAGATTAGATAATAAATTCTTCAAATTCCGAGAAGATATTAATGATTTTGACTTAAAGTATTTAGGGAATATTCAAGAATACATTTATGTATTTGAGGTTGCAGATGGTGAGAAAATTACTTTGCAACCACATGAAATTCTTTTCGGACAAATTTATGAACAATTGAGAATTCCCAGTGATTGTTCTGGAATGATAGAAGGTAGAAGTAGATTTGCACGGCTTGGATTGTCCATTCATGCTACCGGTGGGTTTATAAATCCAGAATTTGAAGGTGCCATGCCTTTACAAATTATCAATAACAATAATATTCCAATTATAATATATCCATACATAACTGTTTGTCAATTGTTATTGATTAGATTAACAACAAAGCCTTTAATACCATATCCAATGAGGTCTGACAATCCATATCACAAAGAAATAAGAGCAGGGCATTCAAATCTTCATAAAGATGTTGCATTAGGCATAACAGATGAAAATTTACCAAATCTAAATATTGAAATAGAAAGAAGATTAGTATCTAAATATTTAAAACAAATGGAAATGGCAGAATTACAAAAACATTTAAGCTCTCATATCCCTAAAAAAGTAACAAATATTCGAATTGATAATAGTCAAATCGGATTGCTTAATACTGGAACTATTGAAAAAACGAAAAAAATAACAGCAAATGTGAATTCTCTTAATAAAAAAGGGGATAAAGAAATAGCAAAAAGTTTGGAAGAATTAACAAATGCTGTTATTAATTGCTCCTCGTTAAAAGAAGAAATAAAACACGAGATTATTGAACAGTTAGAAGAAATATCAAAACAAGCGACTTTAAAGGAAGATAGAAGGTCTAACAAGTCAACTATTAAAGCAATCTTAAAATCTATTAGTGAAACTCTTTCAGCGACTGGAGGTTTAGCCGAAATATGGACAGCATGGGGGAAGGATATTGCTTCCTTTTTTGGACTATAA
- a CDS encoding DUF1653 domain-containing protein — protein sequence MKVKKGIYKHFKGHTYKVIGIGRHSESLEEFVVYINTEDENDIWLRPEKMFLENVTKDGETFPRFQFIKED from the coding sequence ATGAAAGTAAAAAAAGGTATTTACAAACACTTTAAGGGACATACCTATAAAGTTATTGGAATAGGCAGACATTCTGAAAGCCTTGAAGAATTTGTTGTCTATATCAACACTGAGGATGAAAATGATATTTGGTTAAGACCAGAAAAAATGTTTCTTGAGAATGTGACAAAAGACGGTGAAACATTCCCTAGATTCCAATTTATAAAAGAGGATTAA